GAGCGCGCCTTCCGCGAGTATGGATTGCCCTTGGCCATCCGCACCGACAACGGGGTGCCGTTTGCCACGACCGGCATTCACGGCCTCTCGCAGCTCAATGTCTGGTGGATGCGGCTCGGCATTCAGCACCAACGCATTCATCCTGGACGACCACAACAGAACGGTGCGCATGAGCGCATGCACCGCACCCTCAAGCGCGCAGCCATCCGCCCACCGCGAGCCAATGCCGCGGCACAGCAGCGCGCGTTCGACGCCTTCCGGCGCGAGTACAACACCGAACGGCCGCACGAGTACTTGGGCGGCGAGACGCCGGCCACACACTACGCGAGTTCGCCGCGTCCGTACCCGAAACGACTCCCGGCCCAAGAGTACCCTGGACACTTCCTCGTCAAGAAGATCACCACGGGAGGGACGTTCCGCTTCCAGCATCGACTGCTGTTCATCGCCCAGTCGCTCACCAATCACCACATTGGATTGGAAGAGACCGATGATGGGATTTGGTCCATCTTCTTCAACACCGTCCTCTTGGCCAAGCTCGACGAACGGGACTACATCATTCGCGGGTAACCCGCTCGAACGTGTTACCCATGTTGCCGGTTTACTCTGTTACCCATCTCCCCGGTTGCTCAGCGTCTGACGGCGCAGAAGTATCCCGATGGCGAAGGAAGTATGCGATTGGTCTTGGGATCGTAGAGCCTGTAGTTCCCGTTCATCGGATTGTCCCATGCGCCGAAGAAGCCCGTGCCGGATACGTGCGTAATGGCGTACCGTGTCGGAGAATCATCGAAACACAGGTAGGTAATCGGACATCCGTGTACCAGCGTCCGATCGGAGTAGAGTCTCCATGACAGATCGAATTGTACGAACGGTGCCGTGCGTTCGACCCCCACGAGTTGCGGGATCGGGAGTGGCGTAGAGTCGGCCACGAAAACACCGCGGCGAATCTTCCGGCGTGGCCTTACGAAGGGGGCCCGCGCAGTGCTATCCGGCGCCGCGAGTTGCACAGTCTCCACTTCGGAAACGCGTCCGTTCACCGTGTCTACCTGGAAGATCCGAAAGTGTCCTTCCAACGCCCGCCACTGTGAGGAGTCGTAGACCGCCGCATCGCGGAAGGTCTGGCGATTGCACTGGTCTGGAGCGCGGAATGCTTGACGCGCCGAGCCGCATGCAGTCGCCAACGCTACAGGGAACAGGATCAAGTATTTCATGGAGGTGACAGGCTAACGTGTGCTTCTGCTGCAGCCGCTTCCATGAAAAGGCAGCCGACTCAAAAGGAGGACGGGGGCGGAAACGGCTGTTTGAACGTGAACGCGTTGGGGCTGGGACCGACGCGGCGGAGATCCTCCAGGCGCGCGACCGCTTCCTCAGGCGAAGGCCGGTGGCCTGCGGGCACCCACCAGAGTACGAGAAACGCCTCGGCCATCCGGCTGAACCATTCCCGTCGACGCGCGAGAACTTCCGCGTGGCCGCTACGATAGACGTACTGGTGCAGCGCCTCGAGCGACTCCCAGACGGAGAAGTTGACGATGATGCGGTCGTCGGCATAGGGCCGCACGGCGGTGGCGTCGCCGGTTTCGGTCTGAAAGCGCCAGATGAAGCCGGGCGCGGCGTCGGCAAGCGCGTTGATCTCGTCGAGTGCGGCAACGAAGTCCGCAATCTCAGGCGCTTCGAGCGGGGCCACCAAGCGTCCGATGTTGAGTTGCGCGAGCTGGAAGTCCATTCGATGTCGATGCGGCAGGCTTGGTCCGTATAACGACTGGCGTTGTGCGGCGGCACTACAATCAAATGCGGCTGAGGGCGCGTGCACCAGCCGGCGTCTCCTGCGGCTGCTTCCCCATAGCGCCGTCCGCACCAACGCGGGTTAGACCGCAGCTATCGTGTTCTGTCCGACCGATGCGTCCGCTTGAAGTCATCCCATCCCGGAGGCTCCAGCAGGTTGTCGGCGATCTCGGCCACTTCTTCCGCCGAACGCCACTCGGCGAGTATGGAACGCATCTCACCGGAAAGCACGAGGTCTTCCTGGCGCATCTGGCTGGCGGCTTCGAGGCCCAGCTGCAGGTTCTTGGGAAACTTGTAGATGGCGCCCACTCTCCGCTCCTGAGACCCACGGCCGAGGACCGACCGTCGGTGAAGCGCCGCGTCCGAGGCGACGGAGTTCAGGAACCCCTCAGTTCCTCCCCGCTCCGCGATCTCCTGGGCGGCTGACAGCGCGGAATCCGCCGTTCCGCCGGTCTCGTTGATGTAAGGCATCGCCCGGGCAAGCAGGATGCCGACGTCCTGCCCTGAGACGTCTTGGAAGCCCACATTCTTGGTCCGGACGCGGAGCGCGACTCCCGCCGACTCATCCGGGGCGAAGCACAGCGCCCGGGCCGCCGGCGCGGTGACTTGCAGACAGGTCCCATCCGCCGTAGTCACGTCGATGACGGGTCGTGAGAGTTCCCACACAGTACGGAAAACCGCAAACGACCCGAGAAGCGAGAACGCGCCGCCGCCACCTGTCGCAACACCAAGCAGGCCCGCGGCACTGACGGTACCAAGCGCCGCCATGGTCACCACGAAGCCCCTGCGCCGTCGAACGAGGTTGCGAGCGTATCGCCAACTGACGAGCTCGCCCAGCGTCGGTCGGCCAACCTGTATCAGCGTCAGTCCCGAGCGGTGACGCAAGAGCGAGATGTCGGACGTGGCCTCCTGGACCAGCGCCGTCTCCGAAAGGCGCGCGCAATCGTCGAGCGCCTCCCATCGTTCGTCGAACGGACAGAGGTTCCATCGCCCGCACCGCGGGCACACCGCCCAGATCCGGCCTCGCGCGAGGTCGAAGGCGATCCGGCGGCCTACCGGGAAGTGCTCCAGCGCCCGGTTCCTGCCGAGTGATGAGGGACAGAAGAGGCAGTTGGAATACATGGCGGTGGAATGCGGTCTTAGCGCCCAAGTTCAGCTGCAAAGCGGCCACTCGGAGTCCGCCTCCAGGGCAGGCAGCATTGGCCGCTTTGTCAGCTGCAACGCACGTTAGCTGGCACATTCCCTCGTGGTCACGACCAAAACGCGCGGCCCTGCCAACCGCTTGGGAATCCCATCGCTGAGGAGCTGACAACAGGGTATCGTGCCGTTAAAGCCTTTAGCCGGTGTTTCCAGTCGGACGTAGGATCAATCACGGCCAAGAGAGCCACGAGAACGATGGCCCGCGCGTGAAAAGTATTGGTATTTGTGAACTCAGTTTTCAGCGCTTTGGCGATTCTTGGCTTATCGACTTCGATGGTAGCATTCCAGAGGCGGTTATGGTGCGCGCACATGTTACGCAGCACATTCAGCGATCGAAACCATGAGACCAAAATGGCTTCGTCATAGCCAAACTGTTTTGCGACGAGTTTGCGATTGTCTAGATGCAACCCGGAGTACAGGCGAGAAAGCACACCGTATGTTATCGCCTCCGAGATCGCCCAGATGGGCGCAATCGGAGGCGAGTTATAGCGTTGTTTGTAGTGATGTATCGCAAGGTACTTCGCGTCAGCCGCTATTCGCAGAAAGCCTGAGAACGCTTCGTAGTCTTGGTAGTGGACAGACTCACAATGAAAGTGCGGTCCGTGGGCTACAGCGAGCGTGTTGATAATGGCGGCTCGCAGTGCAACCTCAACTTTTTCCACTGCATCCAAACACAGCAGGCGCAACTCTCGATCGAAGTTGTATAGCGCCAGAACGTCGTCAAAGCTGGTACCACCCTTGAACGCTTTGGACGGCAGTAACTGCAGCGGCCTCATATAAATGAGCAGCCGGTAATAGCCTACAAAAGAGAGGGCCGCCTCACAGGCGGCCACATCAGTTACTGCAAGTCCTCTACGCTGGATGTGCGCGACAAGGTCAGAGGGGGTCTTGGCCGGCTTTCCGTATGCTCTTACGGTATGGCTCATTGGCAGCTAAGTAGGTACAAGAAACAAGCCCCCTGGTGCGCATTTAGGGCGAACCCTAAAGAGGCGTGGGGGCTATGATTACTAATGAGTCTAGCGGCAGCCGGCCCAATGTCAAGCACTGGGCAATAGTAGATTCCCGACTATCGGAAGCGAATACCAGCTAGCGCTCGCGTTCTGCAGCAAACGCCTACGCCAATGCAAGCGAGGCGTTCGCACCGGCCCTTGACGCTATCGCGAACGCCCCGCGCTCGCCACACCAGTGCTGGCAGCGTTTGACTGCAGCAACGCATCGTTGGACACCCCCAGCAACGCCGCACCCCGATCGCGACGGCGGTGGCGCGCGTGTGCCGCGACGACATCGCCAGCCGGCGGCCCGCGGCGGCACCCTCGCGCAGGGACCGGTTGCGCAGACGCGGAGATGGCCGCGGGGTGGACCGATGCTATCGCGAAATGCCGAGTGGCGTCCGCCCGCAGTCGCGGCGGATCAGGCGCATGGGCACGAGTGGCTCGCCACGTGGCGAGGCGCTGTTGACGGAGAACGCCCAGCCGTGCCAGTTCCCGGTGCTGTCGGCCCCCAGCACGGCGGTGAGGCTGGCGACCCCTCCGCTGAAGCTGAGCACCAGCGAGTCAGGGGGCAGCAGGGAGAACGCTACGCGCTCGAGTTGCACGGTCCCGTCCTGAATGCGCCACCCCGGACGGCTCTGCCTAAGGAGGGCCGACCGGGTGTTGAGCCCCTGACCTTCCAGCCAGGCCGTGGGCACCTCGAGCTGGCCACCATTGATTGTGTCCAGCCGCACCAGGTCCGGCGGCGGCGGCACAAGCATGTGACGGAAGACGGCGGGGAATGAGTCCAGCTCCACGGCGTAGCACCCCAGGGCGCGAGGGCTCAACTGCGGGGCAAGACTGCAGGCGGAGACGCTGACGGCGCATGCGAGGGCGACGAGAACGCGCATGTGAAGCGAAGAAAAATGATCACGCGCTACCGGATACAGCTCTTGTCTCAAATAACCCATCGCCCACCGAGTGTTCCATGACCCGGACGTGCCAGCCACCGCGACAACGACGGTCGGCCGGTGGCGAGCGAGCACCGATGCGGCGTGCAGGACCTCCATGGTCACACAAGACCCGTGGGGTGTGTAACGCTCACGTTCTGCAGCAAACGCCCCCAACCGGAAACAAGCGGGGCGTTCGCACCATCCTGTGAGGTTACAGCGAACGCCCCGCGGTCGCCACGTTGATCTTCGTAGCGTTTGCCTGCAGCTACGCAAGGTTAGGCAGCTGAGGCAGCGAATCGTACGTCGCGGAGTCGGTGTTCAGCGCACACCTACCGCTGTCGCGCCACGGCGGTAGCCGTGTCCCCCAAGAGACTGAGGCTACGCGTCCGAATTGAATCATCCGTCACTTTCATGAAGCGAAGGTACACGCGATCGTCGGGGGCAAGCTCCATTCTCGCTGCGACCCCGGTCTCTCGATCGAGAAAGCGAATCTGAGCGCCGCCGGTGTTCGAAGCAGTGATATTGATCCGCTCCGGGTTGCACGGCTGGCTGGTGCAAGGAGGCGCGTCAAAGCCCATGCCGATATCGCCACGCTGATTCAGCCCGAGGCCAAAGCGTTCGTTGCCAGCCGAGTCACGGATCGCCATCCCGGTCGAAGGAGACATGCGTTGGAAATTGTCGCGCATTGGCGCGCCGAGCACGATCCGATCTCGGCCGGCCGAGTCTTCGATGACGAGCTGTCGAGTGCGCACAATGTCCGAGGTCGGAGCCTGACCCACGAATGCCGAAAGCGCCACCAAGGCTGTTCCCAGCCCCATGAGTAATCCAACCGTTTGCGTACGCCGAAGCTGCTGCTTGAGCTCGTAGACTTGCTCCGAGAGCGCTTGTTCTGATGAATCCATTGTTCCCTCTTTCAGTCAGGTTGAAGCTGCCAAACGTGTGCTTCTGCTGCGAGCGCTCCCATAGAATGCGGTTGTGGGGCCTCGGCAAACCTTACAGAAGATGATGCCGAGGACCCACAACCGCTACCGCACCCCGCGCTCGTCGGCAGCAAGCTTCGTTATGCCGCCCTGAATAGACGGACAAGAGGCGCAGTCGCTGTAGCCGCGCATATTGAGAAACGGCGCAGGGGACTGTGAATCACTGGCGGTGCAACCAGCCCCACTGAACCAGCGCGTCCTCAATCGCGCTGCGCATAATCGCTTGACCGGATCGATCGTAGAAACCGAAGAAATGCGTCGCATTGGGTACCGGCACGAACCTCACGTCATTCCCGACCGCAGCCGACATCACACTGAACCGTTCAGCGTCGGTAAAGTCGCAATACTCATCCTTCGCGGCGTGAATCATCAGCGTGCGTGGCTGACCGGCAGCGATGAGGTCGATTGGTGAGAAGAGCCGAACCGGCGCGCGCGCACTCACACGTTTGCGGAAGTAGCCGTCCTCCTTAGGACCAGCGGGATCCACGCACACGCCGCTGGTGATCACAGCGGCCGGATACCGACGCTCGGTCGGCGCGACATCGGTGTCGAGCGCGTGCACGGAGTGGCCGCGCGTGCCGAGCCAGAGCGCGATGCCCGCGCCGGACGAGAAGCCGGCGACCCCGATCCGTGTGGGATCGATTCGAAGGCGGGCCGCATTGCGCTGGACATACTCGAATGCCGCGCGTGCGTCATCGGCCGGTTCAATCGGGCCAGCGTCGAACCGGCTAGAAGTGCGGTACTCCACGCTCACGACGATGAGGCCGAGCCGCCTGAGTTCGCGGACGATGCCCGGTGAGTGGCTCCAACTGCCCGACGTTCCTGAACCGCCATGGAACCAGAGCATGGCAGGACGCATGCCGCTGGTGTCGCCGGCGGTTGGTCGCAAGATATGCAGTTCTAGTGGAACGTCGTCGATCCGTCGATAGGTGTCGACCGCATGCCCAGCACGCGCGGCGTGGTGGGCGGCGATCAATGAATCGACACGCTGGCGCGTTGCCGAGTCCGGGCGAAGTGCGACCCACTGGGCATAGACCGAGTCAACGCCACGTTCATTGTTGTCGTCGAGGTGCGTGAGGAGCAGTGCAGTGGTGACACGCCGCTGAGCCGACTCACTGCGGAACAGTTCCAGCGCCGCTGCGAACTCGGCGCGAAGCCATTGCGCGTCGCCGCTATGCAGTGCCGGGCGGCGCGCGCGTAGCGTGCGCGCGTGCTCGTGCACCAGCGCACCTCGCAACTCGCCGTGTTCCGGCAACGCCCACCAGCGATCGTCGTCGAGCGGCAGGGTTCCGATGAGCGAGTCCAGTCCGACGTCGCGGACCACATCCGTCGCGTCGCTCTCACGCCAGTGGAAGTATGGCCACAGGACCCGCCCCCACGCGTGCCGCAGGCGGAGGCGCAGCAGCTCCTCGTCGAACTGGCTCGCGGTGAGGCGGTCGCGGTATTGCGCGAGCGCACTGCGTTCAGACTCGAGCGCGGCGTCCCATGTGCGGCGGAAATCCGACGGTGTCGTCTGCCACGTCGCTGCGAAGGCCGATGTCGCGAGTGCGCTGTTCCGTTGCTGCCAGAGAGTAAGAGCCGAGTCGGCGACCGGCGTCTGCGCGGTGAGTCTTGCACTGGCACTGAGCATGGCTGCTGAAACAAGCAGTGCGACGAACCGACGGCCGACGATACGTGGATGAGAGGTCATGTCCCGCACTACGAATGCCCCCCGAACGCGGTTTCAGCTACGGCCCGTTCTACGGCGGCTCGGAGAGGCGCTTGGTTGAATTGCGCCGGACAGGATTCGGCGCGCTCCGGGTACTCGACACCACACGGATCGCAACGCGTCGATAGCATCGGAAGCTCCCTGGATACGCGCGCGTCGGCGTAACGCACAGCATTCTGCTGCAGCGCTACAAATAAGTGCGGCCGGAAGGGCGCCGGGCGCAAGCTCGGCGCCCGCCAGCCGCACACCGAATCGCGCTGTCAGCGGCAATGCTCTGTTCGGCGGCGATGATTCCAACGGCGAGCATCACCGCGCGAAGCTCTGAATTAGACTTCCCAGGTCAGCCTCCAACTGCTGCGGAGTAGTGTCGAGTGCACGGGCGAGACCCGTGATAGTCGGCTCTTTGCCCCCGAGCGCCTCGATTACGCGCAGAACGCCACCGTCACCACTGCGTCGGTACGTCAATTCGAGCAGCGCCGCGACCATCGGGAGTGTGGCACTCCCGATCGCACCGTCAGCCTGATTCGACAGGACATCCGCGAGCTTAGTGTTAGGGCGATCGGAGAGGAAGACGGCAAGACTGCGCATCATTTCGACAAACGTCAGGCCGCGTGCGCCACCGAGCCAATACGCGATGCCTTCGCTCGCGAGCGCCGAGCGCTCCTGCACCAATGGATGCAGTAGCACGTGAACGAGTTCGTGGTGGTACGCTTCACCGTAGCGCGGGTCACCAGCAATGACGAATCGTCGATCCGGACTGGCACGACCCCCGACGCGATCAGCACTGAGCACCCACTCAAGGCCCAGCACCCGAAATCCTGCCTGCAGGTCCGGCACCTGATAGTATGTCACCGGTGATCTGTCGGTGATGCCGAAGCGTCGCAGAAGCGCTTCAGCCCATTGCGCGGTCCCGCGAGCGCGCGCTGCGTCAAAGCGATGTGTCGGGTGCACCACGTATTCGATCAGACCAACACGGACTCGACGCCATCCAGCCGTTTCGAAAGGGAGTGGACTCGCGAGCACCCAGCGGTGTCGGCCGTCTTTGTCGACTTCTCTCACGATGTAGCTGCGCTCCATTCCAAACAATCCCGGACGAGCCGTTGAACCTCCACCGACGTAAACGGTTCGGAGCAGCCAACGGTCTGAACTACCTGCGACCAGGGGTACCGCTTCGACGAGAAGTGGTCGACCATCGAGGAGGTACGACTCAGAGGTCATGAGCGGATCAGGATCCGTGCTTCGAGCGCGATCGGCGTCGGACCAGAACGAGGACCGAAGGGAGGCATCGTGGCGCATCAATATGTAGTCGCGCCAAGCACGGACAACATCCGGTAACGACGCACGTGCCGGATCAACGCCCCACCAACTTCCTGGCACCACCATCGTGTCAACCGCGAAACCAAGTGCTAACGCCCGTGATGATGCGTTGTCGCCCGCGGTTTGTGCATGAGCGGGAGTAAGCGCGATCGATGCGCCGAAACACAAGGCAACGAGTATCGATTGGCGAAAGCTGCTGTCCATGTGTTGACCTGTGACTCCGCCGAAGGTGTGCTTCTGCTGCGAGCGTTCCCACAAAATGCGGTTGCGGGGCCGCTGCAGACCTTTCATAAAGTGGAGCAGTGGCCCCCCAACCGCTACCGCACCTGCGCTCGTCGGCAGCAAGCGTCGTTACACGGCGCGGGATCGGACCAGGGGTTTTGCGGCCTCTTGAAGAGGCATCGTGCTGCGCCCAGGGCATTCCGCAGCAACCGGCCGGAGAGAATCTACGCGTCAGTCGGCGCGCCGCAGATGCGTGCGGAAGAAGGTGAGCGCTTCACGCGCTGCGCGCACGTGTACTTCACCACGATCGACGCCGTCCGAGGCGCATAACGCACGCGCGAAGATTCGTCCGCGCCACGTACACTCCGCAAGGAACGCGTAGTGCGAAACCCCCGGCAATCGTGAGAGCTGTGCGCTTCGAAGCTGCGCGGTGACAACGCTCGTGGTGATCTCCGGTGGAACCTGCTTGTCGTCATCACCGAGAAGCACGTACACCGGCACACTGATTGTGCGAAGGGTGAGCGTGTCGGTCACCGGCAGGAGCGCCGGTGCCATAGCGAACACGGCAGCGATGCGCGCATCCCGGGTCACCTCACGGCCACGAGATACCGCAGCCTGAAACGCCGCGTCGCTGCGTCGCAACGAATCGATGTCGCGCAGCGTGAAGGGAGCCTCGGGGGGCAGCACACACCACGGAACGTTCGGCTCCAGCGTGCATCGACGTTGCCATTCGTCCGGTGGCAGGTGGGCTCCAGCGAGCGCGAGAACAGAGAATCCGCCCAGCGAGAATCCGGCCGCTCCGATGCTGCTCGTGTCGACACGAGCCCCGAGAAGGCTGTCCGCCAGAAGAAGATCCACCAACACCGAGAGATCTCGGGCGCGTTCGCCGGGAAGTACGAAGCCTCCAAGTCGGTACGCCGCTTCGGTCGCCGCATTACCGTGATGGTCAACCCCCGCGACGATGAAGCCCTCAATTGCGAGCGCCTCGGCCAGCCACGACAGTTGCGCAGCGCTCCCGCCCGTGCCGTGTGACAGCACGATGAGCGGACGCCGCGCATCGTCGGCGAACGGAGCGTCTGGCGCGCTCCGCCCAAAGCGGAACACGCCTGCTGCCCACGCGGATTCCTCGCTGCCGGCACGCGCGGGGTACCACACGCGAGTCACTAATGGGCGTCCGACCCGGCCATCCCAGTCGGTGCGACTGGAATCCACGTAGTGCCGCGTGATGCGACCGACGGGCTGAACGCGGATATCAGCGTTGGCGCACGCCGTCGCGAGAACGAGAAGGAGGAGCAGAGCGAGAGGGTGGCGATTCATGCGCGCAAGAGGTTCCCGGTTCAGTCCGTGTAACGCCCAGCGTTCAGCGGCGGCGGCTTACAGAAACGATGCGGCCAGCGAACGGAGCGAGCAATGGCCGCAACCCGAAATGCCGCCGTCAGCTGCAACGGCACGTTAGGCAGAGGGTAACTCACCGAATACGGGTGCGGCAGGGAGCGTCTTCGCTCGTCGTGCAACGAGGACCGTGCCGGATAAGACACCAAAACCCAACGCGCCCGAGAGCAACAGAAGTCCGACGCCGCTGTACGTGAGTCCCGTGACGGCGAAGTGCGCAACAACCGATACAATGGCCCCCAAGGCGCCAACCCGTGGGATCGAGAGGCTCTGAACTGATTTGACGCGCACGGACGTGGCCGCAAGCAACACACCGACCAGCGCACCCATTGCGGCCCCATATACGAGACCAAACCGGCTTGCAGGCAGGATACTGTTCACCAACAAGTCACCCCACGTGGGCTCGATTGGATGCGTAAGGTGGCGAGCGATGCGGATCGAAAACGCCAGCATGCTCCACGCGACGCCCCACGTGATTGCCATCCCGAGCACGCCGCGCACGATGCGTTGCAGCCTCTTCACGTCACCTCGCATGTTGGTGAGATCAACTGGGTCACCATAGTGGTGCTCCCACGGGATTCTGCCTAACGCCCAGCGCTCTGCCGCGGGGCAGCTACAACAAATTGCGGCGGGCGGGCGCCGCGCGCACGCCGCCTACCGAATTGGCCCGCCGGCAGCAGCGGTCCGTTAGGTGCCCGGACGTCGTCGCGACACCTTAGATCGAGAGCGAGATGCACTGGGCGGGATTGGATCAAGAGTTGCGTCCACAATTACGCCTCCGGGAATGTCGAGCTCACCGTCAATATCCGAATAGCCGTGAAGCGTCCTCGTTTCACGAAGAACATGATGCATCGCAAGCGTCATCCTTGCATGGATGCTTGATACGCACAGCCCAGCTTTTACTCGCTCGTCAGCAAGCGACCTAGCTTCGGGTGGAATATTGTCTCCGAACGCTTCGCTGAGCGCAAGCGCCATAGCCGACGCCTCCGAATTTTCTTGGATCGCTCCCGTCAGAATGACGAGCTGAGGCGACAGCTCTTCAAGCGCCTCGTTCAAGTGTGTTAGTGTGGCTACCGTCTCCGGTGTCGCGTACACAACCGCATCGAGAATTAGTTCTTGCACGGTGCTTACGGCACGCTTGTGCTCTTCATGGAGAGGCGAATCCAAGCCATCGCCCACACCATACTCGACATCTACCGTCGCCTTCATAAGCATACCTCCGTAACCGCCAAGGGCTCGAAGTTCTCTGCGGGCCCGTTCGTACCAACGAGCGCGGCGTTCAAACCCTCTTGCGTTGCGAAGCTTGGTCAGTTCATCGGCTACCGCGCGCCTAGCGGCTCTACCGGCCGTGAACAGCGTAACGATGCCTGCACCCACTATGGTGATAGCGATATTGATCGCCTCTCCAAGATTGCCTGCGGGCAAGTCAAGCATGATCATCTAGCCATGAGTCGAAGACCTAGTTGTCCTAGGGTTGCGTTGGCGCACCTAACAAAATAGAGGTTTTGCGTCGCGCAGCCGACGCCAAACCTCCGTTGAACTGAACCGCGGGAGGGGGCGACTATGGAGTTTGCTGCGGGTGTGAGCCCGCCGCCAGTGTGCGGATGGCAGCCCGGCGATCTGCTGGTGGCTGAGACAAGAGCCGACGTATGGTTGCGGCGATGACCACGAGCCAGTCGCCGAGACCGAAAGGGGGTGTCGGCTGACGCGTGGGCACGCCGCGGCGGCGCATCCGGCAAGCGGGTGCACCGGTAGTGGGGGCGACGTGAGCGCGCGGGAGACGCGTCATGCCGGATCCAACCGAGCCAAGGTGTGACTCGCTCGACGCAGCGCCCGCGTCCGGTACAGGTGGCCCTGGCCGCACTGCGTGCAGCGGGGGACCAGCGCGAGGGTCGCAGGCGGCGCTTCAGCCCGCGCCGTGCGTGGTGTGGAGACCGAAACTGGCG
This portion of the Gemmatimonas sp. UBA7669 genome encodes:
- a CDS encoding DUF3291 domain-containing protein, encoding MDFQLAQLNIGRLVAPLEAPEIADFVAALDEINALADAAPGFIWRFQTETGDATAVRPYADDRIIVNFSVWESLEALHQYVYRSGHAEVLARRREWFSRMAEAFLVLWWVPAGHRPSPEEAVARLEDLRRVGPSPNAFTFKQPFPPPSSF
- a CDS encoding Abi family protein — its product is MSHTVRAYGKPAKTPSDLVAHIQRRGLAVTDVAACEAALSFVGYYRLLIYMRPLQLLPSKAFKGGTSFDDVLALYNFDRELRLLCLDAVEKVEVALRAAIINTLAVAHGPHFHCESVHYQDYEAFSGFLRIAADAKYLAIHHYKQRYNSPPIAPIWAISEAITYGVLSRLYSGLHLDNRKLVAKQFGYDEAILVSWFRSLNVLRNMCAHHNRLWNATIEVDKPRIAKALKTEFTNTNTFHARAIVLVALLAVIDPTSDWKHRLKALTARYPVVSSSAMGFPSGWQGRAFWS
- a CDS encoding alpha/beta hydrolase, with protein sequence MTSHPRIVGRRFVALLVSAAMLSASARLTAQTPVADSALTLWQQRNSALATSAFAATWQTTPSDFRRTWDAALESERSALAQYRDRLTASQFDEELLRLRLRHAWGRVLWPYFHWRESDATDVVRDVGLDSLIGTLPLDDDRWWALPEHGELRGALVHEHARTLRARRPALHSGDAQWLRAEFAAALELFRSESAQRRVTTALLLTHLDDNNERGVDSVYAQWVALRPDSATRQRVDSLIAAHHAARAGHAVDTYRRIDDVPLELHILRPTAGDTSGMRPAMLWFHGGSGTSGSWSHSPGIVRELRRLGLIVVSVEYRTSSRFDAGPIEPADDARAAFEYVQRNAARLRIDPTRIGVAGFSSGAGIALWLGTRGHSVHALDTDVAPTERRYPAAVITSGVCVDPAGPKEDGYFRKRVSARAPVRLFSPIDLIAAGQPRTLMIHAAKDEYCDFTDAERFSVMSAAVGNDVRFVPVPNATHFFGFYDRSGQAIMRSAIEDALVQWGWLHRQ
- a CDS encoding alpha/beta hydrolase family protein, whose amino-acid sequence is MNRHPLALLLLLVLATACANADIRVQPVGRITRHYVDSSRTDWDGRVGRPLVTRVWYPARAGSEESAWAAGVFRFGRSAPDAPFADDARRPLIVLSHGTGGSAAQLSWLAEALAIEGFIVAGVDHHGNAATEAAYRLGGFVLPGERARDLSVLVDLLLADSLLGARVDTSSIGAAGFSLGGFSVLALAGAHLPPDEWQRRCTLEPNVPWCVLPPEAPFTLRDIDSLRRSDAAFQAAVSRGREVTRDARIAAVFAMAPALLPVTDTLTLRTISVPVYVLLGDDDKQVPPEITTSVVTAQLRSAQLSRLPGVSHYAFLAECTWRGRIFARALCASDGVDRGEVHVRAAREALTFFRTHLRRAD